From the Maniola jurtina chromosome Z, ilManJurt1.1, whole genome shotgun sequence genome, one window contains:
- the LOC123880035 gene encoding putative uncharacterized protein YOR309C isoform X2: MANNKDAPSHGPGRLFLMHLLGNEKVGSVSDVVKQFKDQQRAIRSLPLPKELAVESILTDDVTLGLLKRNESKLADLLATGMCIQRGCRRRSRCRRRRRRSRSCRRRRRRSRSCRRRRRRSRSCRRRRRRRRSCARRRGQLRSGAFQKMRRT, from the exons atgGCTAACAATAAAGATGCCCCATCTCATGGACCCGGTAGACTTTTCTTAAT GCACCTCCTGGGAAACGAAAAAGTTGGTTCGGTTTCTGATGTAGTGAAGCAGTTCAAAGACCAGCAAAGAGCTATCCGCTCCCTGCCGCTACCTAAGGAGCTCGCCGTGGAGTCGATTCTTACGGATGACGTCACGCTGGGGCTTCTGAAGAGGAATGAGTCGAAGCTGGCTGATTTGCTGGCTACAGGAATGTGCATTCAAAGAGGCTGCCGCCGCAGAAGTCGCTGCAGGCGACGCCGTCGTCGCAGTCGCTCAT GTCGGCGACGTCGTCGTCGCAGTCGCTCGTGTCGGCGACGTCGTCGTCGCAGTCGCTCGTGTCGGCGACGTCGGCGACGTCGTCGCAGCTGTGCTCGTCGGCGAGGTCAGCTTCGTAGCGGCGCGTTTCAAAAAATGCGACGCACCTAA
- the LOC123880035 gene encoding RNA-binding protein 39-like isoform X1, with protein sequence MANNKDAPSHGPGRLFLMHLLGNEKVGSVSDVVKQFKDQQRAIRSLPLPKELAVESILTDDVTLGLLKRNESKLADLLATGMCIQRGCRRRSRCRRRRRRSRSCRRRRRRSRSCRRRRRRSRSCRRRRRRSRSCRRRRRRRRSCARRRGQLRSGAFQKMRRT encoded by the exons atgGCTAACAATAAAGATGCCCCATCTCATGGACCCGGTAGACTTTTCTTAAT GCACCTCCTGGGAAACGAAAAAGTTGGTTCGGTTTCTGATGTAGTGAAGCAGTTCAAAGACCAGCAAAGAGCTATCCGCTCCCTGCCGCTACCTAAGGAGCTCGCCGTGGAGTCGATTCTTACGGATGACGTCACGCTGGGGCTTCTGAAGAGGAATGAGTCGAAGCTGGCTGATTTGCTGGCTACAGGAATGTGCATTCAAAGAGGCTGCCGCCGCAGAAGTCGCTGCAGGCGACGCCGTCGTCGCAGTCGCTCATGTCGGCGACGTCGTCGTCGCAGTCGCTCATGTCGGCGACGTCGTCGTCGCAGTCGCTCGTGTCGGCGACGTCGTCGTCGCAGTCGCTCGTGTCGGCGACGTCGGCGACGTCGTCGCAGCTGTGCTCGTCGGCGAGGTCAGCTTCGTAGCGGCGCGTTTCAAAAAATGCGACGCACCTAA
- the LOC123880454 gene encoding 26S proteasome complex subunit SEM1-like — MAEKQEEVEQQKLRRILEDDDEFPEEASDTEAGSQPDIQEIEEEMWESDWEVDHVEDSFTRALDEEVKKIHEDSKKSKTMKESEKEEMKKNKESETNKESVMKKESETKDNKKLHNM; from the exons ATGGCAGAAAAGCAAGAAGAAGTTGAGCAACAAAAACTTCGTCGGATCCTAGAAGACGACGATGAGTTCCCGGAAG AAGCATCAGACACAGAAGCGGGCTCACAGCCTGATATACAAGAAATCGAGGAAGAAATGTGGGAGTCCGACTGGGAAGTTGACCACGTCGAAGACTCGTTCACCAGGGCGTTAGA tgAAGAGGTCAAGAAAATCCACGAAGATTCCAAGAAATCCAAAACGATGAAAGAATCCGAAAAAGAAGAAATGAAAAAGAACAAAGAATCCGAAACGAACAAAGAATCCGTAATGAAAAAGGAATCCGAAACGAaggataataaaaaattacataatatgtaa